CGTGTCCAAGATTTGGTATCGGACGGACTAGCCTCCACTGCCCCGTACGCAGGAGTCACACTTACCGAAGCCGGAACCGTCCGTGCTGAGAAACTCACCTACAAACACCGCATTATTGAAGTTTTTCTACACAGAATCTTACAAGTTCCAGCAAGCCAGGTTCACGCTGAAGCAGAGAGACTAGAACACGCATGTAGTGATGATGTCATAAAACGTCTCGCAATTTTTCTA
The nucleotide sequence above comes from Candidatus Nomurabacteria bacterium. Encoded proteins:
- a CDS encoding metal-dependent transcriptional regulator, with protein sequence MRTFREETKLSSTKEDYLRAIYLLHIKTNKPVGVTKIAERLHLSKSTVSERVQDLVSDGLASTAPYAGVTLTEAGTVRAEKLTYKHRIIEVFLHRILQVPASQVHAEAERLEHACSDDVIKRLAIFLNHPTTDPHGTVITKPNRW